One Cucumis sativus cultivar 9930 chromosome 1, Cucumber_9930_V3, whole genome shotgun sequence DNA segment encodes these proteins:
- the LOC101204545 gene encoding mitogen-activated protein kinase kinase 2 produces MRKGGFSNNLNLKLNLPKEDQSIATFLTQSGTFKDGDLLVNRDGVRIVSQSEVEAPPPIKPTDDQLSLADIDIIKVIGKGNGGTVQLVQHKWTAQFFALKVIQMKIEESHRKQIAQELKINQSAQCPYVVVCYQSFYDNGSIYIILEYMDGGSLADFLKKVKKIEEPYLAALCKQVLKGLSYLHHERHIIHRDLKPSNLLINHRGEVKITDFGVSAIMENTYEEANTFVGTYNYMSPERIVGEGYDNKSDIWSLGLILLECATGKFPYSPPGQDGGWVNFYELMEAIVEGEPPSAPADQFTPEFCSFISACVQTDPKNRLSARELLEHPFIKMYEDKDIDLSSYFNDAGSPLATF; encoded by the exons ATGAGGAAAGGAGGCTTCAGCAACAACCTCAATCTCAAGCTCAATCTTCCTAAAGAAGACCAATCCATAGCGACGTTCCT AACGCAGAGTGGCACGTTTAAAGATGGTGATCTGCTTGTAAACAGAGATGGGGTTCGGATTGTTTCTCAAAGCGAAGTTGAAGCA CCACCTCCGATTAAGCCTACAGATGATCAGTTGAGTTTAGCGGACATAGACATTATTAAAGTCATTGGAAAAGGAAATGGTGGTACTGTGCAATTAGTTCAGCACAAATGGACTGCTCAGTTTTTTGCATTGAAG GTAATTCagatgaaaattgaagagTCTCACCGCAAGCAGATTGCACAAGAACtgaaaatcaatcaatcagCGCAGTGCCCTTATGTTGTTGTCTGTTACCAGTCTTTCTATGATAATGGATCAATATATATCATCCTAGAGTACATGGATGGAGGATCTTTAgcagattttttaaaaaaggttaaaaaaattgaagaaccaTATCTTGCTGCCCTTTGTAAGCAG GTACTGAAGGGGTTGTCTTACCTTCACCATGAAAGACACATCATCCATAGGGACTTGAAgccttcaaatttattaataaaccATAGAGGGGAAGTCAAGATTACTGACTTTGGTGTGAGTGCAATTATGGAAAACACATATGAAGAGGCTAATACTTTTGTTGGCACGTATAACTATATGTCC CCAGAGAGAATTGTGGGAGAGGGATATGACAATAAAAGTGACATTTGGAGCTTGGGTCTGATATTACTTGAGTGTGCAACCGGAAAGTTTCCTTATTCTCCACCCGGGCAAGATGGAGGATGGGTTAATTTTTATGAGCTTATGGAAGCCATTGTTGAAGGCGAACCTCCTTCTGCTCCGGCTGACCAATTTACTCCTGAATTCTGTTCATTTATTTCTGCATG TGTGCAAACAGACCCAAAGAATAGACTGTCAGCACGTGAACTTTTG GAACATCCTTTCATCAAGATGTATGAAGATAAGGATATTGATCTATCATCTTACTTCAATGATGCAGGATCTCCACTTGcaactttctaa
- the LOC105436333 gene encoding formin-like protein 20, which translates to MEPNSDPPPFWPPSPPIHRRRSYSPPFISLPVLIILLPTLALILLFFAIRPLLSLINQVYKPSSVKKSWDSFNVFLVLFAIICGIFSRRNDDVPTTADGDTRGSDQMTVVDTGGVKVNGDSESSQQWFGFSERRFSDPTGRAPVTTRLRRNSSYPDLRQESLWGNGDDSNNQFRFFDDFEINKFRSRSFVYRTRGNEREESPAIPVDSFVVNSSPAPEKMKSQSPNPPPPPPPPLPVTQRKPRRTYQNIQKKEEIPENKAEFTPPPPPPLPPRTVIPPSPVRVRLEEKFGKSVRKKTNVKKEIAMALASLVHSESPPPPPPPPPPVPSSSRSTKKKIQIPRPPSPPPPPPPPAQQRNSTTNRRPPLPTSVRNSYIENPSINSREKSLTPTIPPPPPPPPSFKTTTDVKSTVGSDTVGSRSSETSRCGSPDPENVNTSASGGAGVGSVFCPSPDVNVKAANFIARLRGEWRLEKMNSVREKERLGQGPNYEITTGLGPNV; encoded by the exons ATGGAGCCAAATAGCGACCCACCACCATTCTGGCCACCGTCGCCACCCATCCACCGCCGTAGATCCTACTCTCCGCCCTTCATTTCTTTGCCGGTTTTGATTATTCTCTTACCCACGCTAGCTTTGATTCTCTTGTTCTTTGCAATCCGTCCGCTTCTTTCACTCATCAATCAAGTTTACAAACCCAGTTCTGTGAAGAAAAGCTGGGATTCCTTCAATGTTTTCCTTGTTCTCTTTGCGATTATCTGCGGCATTTTCTCTAGACGAAACGACGACGTTCCGACTACCGCCGACGGAGATACCCGTGGTTCTGATCAAATGACGGTTGTTGATACTGGTGGAGTTAAGGTGAACGGAGACTCGGAGTCATCGCAGCAGTGGTTCGGATTTTCGGAGAGGAGATTTTCCGATCCGACGGGGAGAGCGCCGGTGACGACGAGATTGAGGAGGAATAGCTCTTATCCAGATCTGCGGCAGGAATCGCTATGGGGGAATGGTGACGATAGTAACAATCAGTTCCGATTCtttgatgattttgaaataaacaagTTTCGTTCGCGATCCTTCGTGTATCGAACGCGaggaaatgaaagagaagaatCTCCGGCGATTCCGGTTGATTCGTTTGTGGTGAATTCCTCGCCGGCGCCTGAGAAGATGAAGTCTCAGTCTCCCAATCCTCCGCCTCCACCACCGCCGCCACTGCCGGTAACTCAGAGGAAACCGAGACGGACGTATCAAAATATTCAGAAAAAGGAGGAAATTCCTGAGAATAAAGCCGAATTCACGCCGCCGCCTCCACCGCCACTTCCGCCGCGAACAGTTATCCCACCGTCGCCGGTTCGTGTTCGATTGGAGGAGAAATTTGGAAAGAGTGTACGGAAGAAGACGAatgttaagaaagaaatagcAATGGCGTTGGCTTCACT AGTTCACTCCGAATCTCCCCCACCGCCGCCTCCACCACCACCGCCTGTCCCATCATCATCCCGttcaacaaagaagaaaatccaGATCCCGCGTCCACCTTCACCACCgccacctccacctccaccagCACAGCAGCGAAACTCCACCACTAATCGCCGACCACCTCTACCAACGAGCGTCCGTAATTCCTACATCGAAAACCCCAGCATTAACAGCCGAGAAAAGAGTCTCACACCAACTATTCCACCGCCTCCGCCGCCTCCTCCTTCGTTCAAAACGACGACAGACGTGAAATCCACAGTTGGAAGCGACACTGTCGGGTCACGAAGCTCCGAAACATCTCGTTGCGGATCTCCGGATCCGGAAAACGTGAATACGTCGGCCAGCGGTGGGGCCGGAGTGGGGTCGGTGTTCTGTCCCAGCCCGGACGTTAACGTAAAAGCTGCAAATTTCATCGCGAGGTTGAGAGGTGAATGGAGGCTGGAGAAGATGAATTCGgttagagagaaagaaagactGGGCCAAGGCCCAAATTATGAGATAACGACGGGCCTTGGCCCAAATGTTTAA